TATCTACGGTATGTATCATTGTTTGAATTTTGTAACCGAAGAAGAAGGCTTCCCTGCGGCAGTGCTGATAAGAGGAGTTTATATCCCGCAGCTTGACTATAAAAAAACAAACGGTCCCGGTAAGTTATGTAAGGTTATGAATATAACACGTGAACATAGCAGTGTTGATATAACGGATAATAATAACTTTTATGTGGCAGATAAAGGTTATGACCTGAAATTTGATACGACTTCCAGAATCGGAATAAGTAAGGGCAAGGATTTGCCGTGGCGTTTTGTAGTGGGCAAAAATGAACTCAAAAAAATTGTCGGTTGAAATTCGAGAATATAAGTATTAGCCTGTTGTCCGATAAAAAAATCGAAAAGATAATTTTATTATACGAATTTTGTATATAATAATGGAGAAAGATTAATGTATAGAATCTTATCGTTAGTGTTGTTATCACTTATAATTTTTATGGGGACTGCTTTTGATGTCGGTGCGGAGGAAGTGACGCAGGAAAATGCAACGCAAATTGTAGAGCAGCCTGTCGAAGCCGAAGCGATAAAAGAAAAAAGACCTGAAGAGTCCGTAGCTTTAATAAGAATTTCAAAGAGTGCATTAGAGACCGTTGTCGGAGGTATGGCGACGGTCTTGTTCTATGAAATTGCAGGATTTCCTATTCTTGTATTATGGCTGGTTGCCGGCGGTTTGTTCTTTACGTTGAGGTTAGGCTTTATCAACATAACGATGTTCCGGCATGCCATAGATGTTGTGCGGGGGAAA
This DNA window, taken from Alphaproteobacteria bacterium CG11_big_fil_rev_8_21_14_0_20_39_49, encodes the following:
- a CDS encoding 3-methyladenine DNA glycosylase: MIKLERDFYNRPTLDVAKDLIGKVVLFDSFQGIITETEAYVGRDDPACHAARGMTERNKVMFGKAGVSYVYFIYGMYHCLNFVTEEEGFPAAVLIRGVYIPQLDYKKTNGPGKLCKVMNITREHSSVDITDNNNFYVADKGYDLKFDTTSRIGISKGKDLPWRFVVGKNELKKIVG